Genomic DNA from Bacterioplanes sanyensis:
TAGGATGACGGTGGTGGCGGTGAGCTGCGAAAAATCCGGCACCGTGTGCAGTGCGTTCACGCCCGCTTTGGCAAAGGCTTGTTGTGTGCTGAGATCCCAGCTCCAGACGGCAATGCTTTGTTGCTGTAACTGTGCCGCAAAGTCGGCGTCGATGGATTGATGGCCACAGATGACGAGCGTATTGGCGTGCTGCCAGTCGTTGTGACGCAGCAATAATTGTTGCTCTGCACTCATGCGGGTGCGCCAGTGAGCAGATCGCGGATATTGAGTGCAGCTTGCTGTACGTCGTCCTGTAAGGCGATAACGCCCAATTGGCGTAGCGTGTCATGCAGTGTGGCGGGTGCTCCGCTTACGAATACTGGCCGACCGGACTCAACGGCAATGTCTTTCACAAAGCCTAACTGTTGTTGATCGGCGGTGCTTGGCAGCTGCAGCAAAGCGGCCTGCCAGTTCATGCTGGTCAGGCATTCAACAATGTTGTTGGCGCTCAACAAGCCATTCATCCAGATGCAGCGCAGACCCATTTGCTTGAGCAAAATGGCCGTTAGCAGCAGTTCGATGTTGTCGTCTTGGCCGACGCTGGCGACTAAGATGCTGGCCTGCGGCTGGCGCTGGCTTTGCTCAGACAAGCGCCAGGCTAGCCGTGCGTGCAAGAAGCCACTGTAAAAGCGCAAGCGCGCATGACCCAGCGGCTGGGTAACGCTGTCGCGCAGCTGCGCGTAGATAGGAATCAGCAGAAAGCGCAGAGCAATATCAATGGGGAAAAACTGACTGACTTCGTCGAAGGTTTTGCCCAATTGCTGATCGTCGAAAGCTTGTACAGCTTCTGACAATTGCTCGCGGTACTGATGCCATTGAGACGGCTGGGTTTGCAAGCCGATGCCGATGTCCGAGGCGTCTTGGTCGTGGTCGAGCATGGCTCTGGCTTGGGAAATCGGGATGCCGCGATTGAGCAGAGTGACCACTTGTTTGATCAGGCGAATGTCGTCTTCGGTGTAAAGCCGATGGCCTTTGGCGGTACGTTTGGGGGTAATCAGGCCGTAGCGACGTTCCCAGGCACGCAGGGTAATGGCATTCACCCCGGTTTCATTGGATACCACCCTGATGGGGTAATACGCGGCCTGTGGTTCATCGTGTGGGCTGGTCATCGCGGGCTCTTACTGCACAACATAACGGTACAACATTCTATAAGCAGTTATACACAATGTAAAAGCAGTGTGGGAACCCGGTTGCATGCTGTGGGT
This window encodes:
- a CDS encoding MerR family transcriptional regulator, which encodes MTSPHDEPQAAYYPIRVVSNETGVNAITLRAWERRYGLITPKRTAKGHRLYTEDDIRLIKQVVTLLNRGIPISQARAMLDHDQDASDIGIGLQTQPSQWHQYREQLSEAVQAFDDQQLGKTFDEVSQFFPIDIALRFLLIPIYAQLRDSVTQPLGHARLRFYSGFLHARLAWRLSEQSQRQPQASILVASVGQDDNIELLLTAILLKQMGLRCIWMNGLLSANNIVECLTSMNWQAALLQLPSTADQQQLGFVKDIAVESGRPVFVSGAPATLHDTLRQLGVIALQDDVQQAALNIRDLLTGAPA